The following proteins are co-located in the Triticum aestivum cultivar Chinese Spring chromosome 1A, IWGSC CS RefSeq v2.1, whole genome shotgun sequence genome:
- the LOC123070312 gene encoding uncharacterized protein — MGGGDAAAEQEAKRAAAAAYDYEADPRWADYWSNVLVPPHLAARPDVIAHFRRKFYQRFIDRDLVVEPMSTTGSTQPSRPDIRSSPSASSESVRARNSGSSSRSAAPPPAAPQAGAANPLRFDAKTIHFSVNAWVLVVAGLGMLPILPKHLADRACKLSLLGTVLSSGYSLYSTYGKPRELNMAAIQGWLQSVLGAKDFIHLMFSLLLVTSQLHLKIAALPVFCWALDHVARFLRRNFSRSSFYRGYLEEPCLWVETNNTTLSLLSSNAELALGFLLIISLFSWRRNFIQTFMYWNVLKMMYRAPVTSSYHQSAWAKIGRTVNPYIDRYAPFLQTPISMVQRWWLR; from the exons ATGGGGGGCGGGGacgcggcggcggagcaggaggcgaagcgcgcggcggcggcggcctacgACTACGAGGCCGACCCGCGCTGGGCCGACTACTGGTCCAACGTCCTCGtgccgccgcacctcgccgcccgCCCCGACGTCATCGCCCACTTCCGCCGCAAGTTCTACCAGCGCTTCATC GATCGTGATTTGGTGGTCGAGCCTATGTCAACCACTGGTTCCACTCAGCCGAGCAGGCCAGACATAAGGTCTTCACCTTCAGCATCCAGTGAGAGTGTCAGGGCTCGCAATTCAG GTTCTAGTTCCAGATCAGCTGCCCCGCCACCAGCAGCACCACAAGCAGGGGCTGCAAACCCTTTACGTTTCGATGCAAAGACTATACATTTCTCCGTAAATGCCTGG GTACTGGTTGTTGCTGGTCTGGGAATGCTTCCGATCTTGCCAAAACATCTTGCAGACAGAGCTTGCAAGCTTTCGTTGCTGGGAACAGTCCTCTCCTCAGGATATTCGTTATACAGTACCTATGGG AAACCAAGAGAATTGAACATGGCTGCAATTCAGGGTTGGTTGCAGTCAGTACTTGGAGCCAAGGACTTTATCCATTTAATGTTCTCTTTGTTGCTCGTCACATCTCAGCTGCACTTAAAGA TTGCTGCGCTACCTGTCTTCTGCTGGGCGCTTGATCATGTTGCCAGATTCCTAAGGCGTAACTTTTCCCGCTCATCTTTCTACAG GGGATACTTGGAAGAGCCTTGCCTTTGGGTGGAGACAAACAACACCACGCTCAGCCTCCTTAGCTCGAATGCTGAACTTGCCTTGGGGTTCCTTCTGATCATATCACTGTTCTC GTGGAGGCGCAATTTCATCCAGACATTCATGTACTGGAAC GTGCTGAAGATGATGTACCGCGCGCCCGTGACATCCAGCTACCACCAGAGCGCGTGGGCCAAGATCGGGCGGACCGTCAACCCGTACATCGACCGCTACGCACCGTTCCTCCAGACACCCATCTCCATGGTCCAGCGGTGGTGGCTCAGGTAG